One region of Phragmites australis chromosome 18, lpPhrAust1.1, whole genome shotgun sequence genomic DNA includes:
- the LOC133898338 gene encoding momilactone A synthase-like isoform X2 codes for MASNSQAPAAARKLEGKVAVITGGASGIGACTARLFVKHGASVVIADIQDELGASLCAELGPGASSYVHCDVTNEDDVAGAVDHAVAKFGKLDIMFNNAGIGGAPCFSIRESTKEDFERVLAVNLVGPFLGTKHAARVMVPARRGCIISTSSLASAVGGAAPHAYASSKRGLVGFTENAAGELGRHGIRVNCVAPAGVATPLARAATGMDLADESLEAIMEAAANLKGVGLKVDDIAAAVLFLASDDARYVSGQNLLVDGGVSVVNSTFGFFRD; via the exons ATGGCAAGCAACTCCCAAGCTCCTGCCGCTGCAAGGAA GCTGGAGGGCAAGGTGGCCGTGATCACTGGCGGCGCGAGCGGCATCGGCGCGTGCACGGCGCGGCTGTTCGTGAAGCACGGAGCCAGCGTCGTCATCGCCGACATCCAGGACGAGCTCGGAGCTAGCCTCTGCGCCGAGCTCGGTCCGGGGGCCTCCAGCTACGTGCACTGCGACGTCACAAACGAGGACGATGTCGCGGGCGCCGTCGACCACGCCGTTGCCAAGTTTGGGAAGCTCGACATCATGTTCAACAACGCGGGCATCGGCGGTGCGCCGTGCTTCAGCATCCGGGAGAGCACCAAGGAGGACTTCGAGCGCGTGCTGGCCGTGAACCTGGTGGGCCCGTTCCTGGGCACCAAGCACGCGGCGCGGGTGATGGTGCCCGCCCGCCGGGGCTGCATCATCTCGACGTCGAGCCTGGCGTCGGCGGTGGGCGGCGCGGCACCGCACGCGTACGCGTCCTCCAAGCGCGGCCTGGTGGGGTTCACGGAGAACGCGGCGGGGGAGCTGGGCCGGCACGGGATCCGCGTCAACTGCGTCGCCCCCGCGGGGGTTGCCACGCCACTGGCTAGGGCTGCCACGGGGATGGACCTGGCCGACGAGTCGTTGGAGGCGATCATGGAGGCCGCGGCGAACCTAAAGGGCGTAGGCCTGAAGGTGGACGACATCGCCGCCGCGGTGCTATTCCTTGCCAGCGACGATGCGCGGTACGTGAGCGGCCAAAACCTGCTCGTCGACGGCGGCGTCTCCGTCGTCAACTCGACCTTTGGTTTCTTCAGGGACTGA
- the LOC133898338 gene encoding momilactone A synthase-like isoform X1, with product MASNSQAPAAARKYEKLEGKVAVITGGASGIGACTARLFVKHGASVVIADIQDELGASLCAELGPGASSYVHCDVTNEDDVAGAVDHAVAKFGKLDIMFNNAGIGGAPCFSIRESTKEDFERVLAVNLVGPFLGTKHAARVMVPARRGCIISTSSLASAVGGAAPHAYASSKRGLVGFTENAAGELGRHGIRVNCVAPAGVATPLARAATGMDLADESLEAIMEAAANLKGVGLKVDDIAAAVLFLASDDARYVSGQNLLVDGGVSVVNSTFGFFRD from the exons ATGGCAAGCAACTCCCAAGCTCCTGCCGCTGCAAGGAAGTATGAAAA GCTGGAGGGCAAGGTGGCCGTGATCACTGGCGGCGCGAGCGGCATCGGCGCGTGCACGGCGCGGCTGTTCGTGAAGCACGGAGCCAGCGTCGTCATCGCCGACATCCAGGACGAGCTCGGAGCTAGCCTCTGCGCCGAGCTCGGTCCGGGGGCCTCCAGCTACGTGCACTGCGACGTCACAAACGAGGACGATGTCGCGGGCGCCGTCGACCACGCCGTTGCCAAGTTTGGGAAGCTCGACATCATGTTCAACAACGCGGGCATCGGCGGTGCGCCGTGCTTCAGCATCCGGGAGAGCACCAAGGAGGACTTCGAGCGCGTGCTGGCCGTGAACCTGGTGGGCCCGTTCCTGGGCACCAAGCACGCGGCGCGGGTGATGGTGCCCGCCCGCCGGGGCTGCATCATCTCGACGTCGAGCCTGGCGTCGGCGGTGGGCGGCGCGGCACCGCACGCGTACGCGTCCTCCAAGCGCGGCCTGGTGGGGTTCACGGAGAACGCGGCGGGGGAGCTGGGCCGGCACGGGATCCGCGTCAACTGCGTCGCCCCCGCGGGGGTTGCCACGCCACTGGCTAGGGCTGCCACGGGGATGGACCTGGCCGACGAGTCGTTGGAGGCGATCATGGAGGCCGCGGCGAACCTAAAGGGCGTAGGCCTGAAGGTGGACGACATCGCCGCCGCGGTGCTATTCCTTGCCAGCGACGATGCGCGGTACGTGAGCGGCCAAAACCTGCTCGTCGACGGCGGCGTCTCCGTCGTCAACTCGACCTTTGGTTTCTTCAGGGACTGA
- the LOC133898369 gene encoding cytochrome P450 76M5-like, which yields MGASTILCLLSISVASCLVYKIFTSRKSNARRPPGPTAIPLLGNILDLRGGELHHSLARLAGVHGPIMSLKLGTSNAIVVSSAAGARDALQKHDHLLAGRSVNDAARVLGNHELSMIWLPASSALFKRLRAVCTNHLFSARGLDATRAVREEKVRELVGCLRGRHAGQAVDVGGFVLSGMLNLMSNVLFSEDVADLSSDRAQELEMLISDTVEEITKPNLSDLFPVLAALDLQSRRRNNAEYMKRLYDFFDGVINRRQSAGGERKEDFLDVLLQLHSADQFSLQTVKSFLLDLFVAGTATTSLTVQWTMAELLRHPAVMSKVRGELQQVLNSKQHPDESDIDKLPYLRTVVMEIMRLHPPSPLMMPHVAMADGAEVGGFAVPRGTKVIINVWTIMRDPASWTQPEAFVPERFLGTDLDFRGMDARAFVPFGAGRRVCPGMPMATRSVTLILASVLHAFEWRLPEGMQPCDVDVRDQFGTSLNMVTPLKAVPTPMCH from the exons ATGGGAGCTTCAACCATACTATGTCTCCTCTCCATTTCAGTCGCCTCTTGCCTTGTCTACAAAATCTTCACCTCTCGCAAAAGCAatgcgcggcggccgccgggcCCGACAGCAATCCCTCTCCTCGGCAACATCTTGGACCTCCGGGGCGGCGAGCTGCACCACTCCCTGGCCAGGCTCGCCGGGGTGCACGGCCCCATCATGTCCTTGAAGCTCGGCACGAGCAACGCCATCGTGGTCTCCTCCGCCGCGGGCGCCCGCGACGCGCTGCAGAAGCACGACCACCTCCTGGCCGGGCGGTCCGTCAACGACGCCGCGCGCGTGCTCGGCAACCACGAGCTCTCCATGATATGGCTCCCGGCTAGCAGCGCGCTCTTCAAGCGCCTCCGCGCCGTGTGCACCAACCACCTCTTCTCGGCGCGCGGCCTCGACGCCACGCGGGCCGTGCGGGAGGAGAAGGTGAGGGAGCTGGTCGGCTGCCTCCGCGGCCGCCACGCCGGCCAGGCCGTGGACGTCGGCGGCTTCGTGCTCTCTGGGATGCTAAACCTCATGTCCAACGTGCTCTTCTCTGAGGACGTGGCCGACCTGAGCTCCGACCGTGCGCAGGAGCTGGAGATGCTGATCAGCGACACGGTCGAGGAGATCACCAAGCCCAACTTGTCGGACCTCTTCCCCGTGCTCGCCGCGCTAGACCTGCAGAGCCGGCGGCGGAACAACGCTGAGTACATGAAGAGGCTCTATGACTTCTTCGACGGGGTCATCAACCGCCGTCAGAGCGCAGGAGGTGAGAGGAAAGAGGATTTTTTAGATGTGCTCCTCCAGCTTCACTCAGCGGATCAGTTCAGCCTTCAGACAGTCAAGTCCTTTCTTTTG GATCTCTTTGTGGCCGGGACAGCTACGACCTCGCTCACGGTGCAGTGGACGATGGCCGAGCTACTCCGGCATCCGGCCGTCATGTCAAAAGTTCGCGGCGAGTTGCAGCAAGTGCTCAACTCAAAGCAGCATCCTGACGAGTCCGACATCGACAAGCTACCCTACCTCCGCACTgt GGTGATGGAGATCATGCGGCTGCACCCGCCGAGCCCACTCATGATGCCGCACGTGGCCATGGCCGACGGCGCGGAGGTGGGTGGCTTCGCGGTGCCTAGGGGCACCAAGGTGATCATCAACGTGTGGACCATCATGCGCGACCCGGCGTCGTGGACGCAGCCAGAGGCGTTCGTGCCGGAGAGGTTCCTAGGGACGGATCTGGATTTCCGGGGCATGGACGCGCGTGCGTTCGTGCCATTCGGGGCGGGGAGGAGGGTGTGCCCTGGGATGCCGATGGCAACGAGGTCGGTGACGCTGATCCTTGCGTCTGTGCTGCACGCGTTTGAGTGGAGGCTGCCTGAGGGGATGCAACCGTGCGATGTGGATGTCAGGGACCAGTTCGGCACATCCCTCAACATGGTTACGCCACTTAAGGCCGTGCCAACGCCAATGTGCCATTGA